The Nitrospiria bacterium genomic interval AGCCGCAATTTGAGCAGGAGTTGCCTTTCCTTCCATGATTTCCATCATGACCCCTTCCGCCTCCTGCACCGAAAGAGAACTCCCCTCGATCACTTTGCTGATGGCTTCCCTAATCACGCCGCCCTCCCAAAACGCTGGACCCCAGCCAGAAAATTTTTAAGTAGATCTTTTCCGAACCGCGTCAAAATGGATTCCGGATGAAATTGAACTCCTTCCATGGGGTAGGTGCGGTGGCGAATTCCCATGATCTCCCCTTCCTCCGTATCCGCACTGATTTCAAAACACCCGGGAAGGGTCTCTCGCCGGAGAATGAGAGAGTGATACCGCGTGGCTTCGAAAGGGTTCGGCAGGTTTTTAAACAGGGTTTTCGCGTCATGGCGAATCATAGAGGTCTTCCCGTGCATTAACCGCTCGGCCCGGATAACCTCCCCACCAAATGCAGCCCCAATCGCCTGGTGGCCTAAACACACCCCCAGGATAGGAAGCCGCCCGGCAAAATGCCGGATAAGAGCCAGGGAGATTCCTGCTTCATTGGGAGTACACGGCCCCGGTGAAATGACAATTCCCGAGGGGGTTTGTTTTTCTATTTCTTCTAAAGTAATCCGGTCGTTTCGGAAAACGCGGACCTCTTCCCCAAGCTCACCAAAATATTGAACCAGGTTGTAGGTAAAAGAGTCATAATTATCAATCATTAAAAGCATAACCGAATAACCCCCAATTAAACCCTAAACAAACTATTTTGAGTTATTGTTTTCTAGGAGTC includes:
- a CDS encoding aminodeoxychorismate/anthranilate synthase component II, which produces MLLMIDNYDSFTYNLVQYFGELGEEVRVFRNDRITLEEIEKQTPSGIVISPGPCTPNEAGISLALIRHFAGRLPILGVCLGHQAIGAAFGGEVIRAERLMHGKTSMIRHDAKTLFKNLPNPFEATRYHSLILRRETLPGCFEISADTEEGEIMGIRHRTYPMEGVQFHPESILTRFGKDLLKNFLAGVQRFGRAA